One part of the Symphalangus syndactylus isolate Jambi chromosome 1, NHGRI_mSymSyn1-v2.1_pri, whole genome shotgun sequence genome encodes these proteins:
- the OR5D14 gene encoding LOW QUALITY PROTEIN: olfactory receptor 5D14 (The sequence of the model RefSeq protein was modified relative to this genomic sequence to represent the inferred CDS: substituted 1 base at 1 genomic stop codon), protein MMMVLRNLSMEPTFALLGFTDYPKLQIPLFLVFLLMYVITVVGNLGMIVIIKINPKFHTPMYFFLSHLSFVDFYYSSIVTPKLLENLVMADKSIFYFSCMMQYFLSCTAVVTESFLLAVLAYDRFVAICNPLFYAVAMSQRLCALLVAGSYLXGMFGPLVPLCYALRLNFSGPNVINHFFCEYTALIAVSSSDILIPHLLLFSFATFNEVCTLLIILTSYVFIFVTVLKIRSASGRHKAFSTCASHLTAITIFHGTILSLYCVPNSKNSRQTVKVASVFYTVVNPMLNPLIYSLRNKDVKDVFWKLIHTQVPFN, encoded by the coding sequence atgatGATGGTTTTAAGGAATCTGAGCATGGAGCCCACCTTTGCCCTTTTAGGTTTCACAGATTACCCAAAGCTTCAGATTCCTCTCTTCCTTGTGTTTCTGCTCATGTATGTTATCACGGTGGTAGGAAACCTTGGGATGATCGTAATCATCAAGATTAACCCCAAATTTCACACTCCTATGTACTTTTTCCTTAGTCACCtctcttttgttgatttttattacTCTTCCATTGTCACTCCCAAGCTGCTTGAGAACTTGGTAATGGCAGATAAAAGCATCTTCTACTTTAGCTGCATGATGCAGTACTTCCTGTCCTGCACTGCTGTGGTGACAGAGTCTTTCTTGCTGGCAGTGTTGGCCTATGACCGCTTTGTGGCCATCTGCAATCCTCTGTTTTATGCAGTGGCCATGTCACAGAGGCTCTGTGCCCTGCTGGTGGCTGGGTCATATCTCTAGGGCATGTTTGGCCCCTTGGTACCCCTTTGTTATGCTCTCCGGCTAAACTTTTCTGGACCTAATGTAATCAACCACTTTTTTTGTGAGTATACTGCTCTCATCGCTGTGTCTAGCTCTGATATACTCATCCCCCACCTGCTGCTTTTCAGCTTTGCCACCTTCAATGAGGTGTGTACACTACTGATCATCCTCActtcttatgttttcatttttgtgactGTACTAAAAATCCGTTCTGCCAGTGGGCGCcacaaagccttctccacctgcgCCTCCCACCTGACTGCTATCACCATCTTCCACGGGACCATCCTTTCCCTTTACTGTGTACCCAACTCCAAAAACTCTCGGCAAACTGTCAAAGTGGCCTCTGTATTTTACACAGTTGTCAACCCCATGCTGAACCCTCTAATCTACAGCCTAAGGAATAAAGATGTGAAAGATGTTTTCTGGAAATTAATACACACACAAGTTCCATTTAACTGA